A stretch of the Lactuca sativa cultivar Salinas chromosome 9, Lsat_Salinas_v11, whole genome shotgun sequence genome encodes the following:
- the LOC128129080 gene encoding uncharacterized protein LOC128129080, which yields MGWEALKELMIEEGDAFISDSTLINLDEHNNFKEAMAGSESAKWKVAMDREIQSMFWKPREVGKCIGRIHSVSPNLEEAYFLRILLNKVKGPRSFEEIRTVNGEECLSFRDACYALGLLDDDKEYIDAIKEASHYGSGFYLRFVFATLLMSNSMSKPEVVWENTWKYLADGILYNQRQRLKLSGLTLSEDRLMNLTLYEIEQILLRNNNTLKNYKNMSYPDVDSVSSSNNRLITEELNYDISIIKTEFDRMFLALTNEQRDIFLDIMGAVKKNKGGVFFVYGYGGTGKTFLWKTISTAIRCDGHIVLNVASSGIASLLFPGGRTAHFRFIIPFELTEDFLDVLRSEYSTESNIPFGGKVIVFGGDFRQILPVIPGGSRQNIVNASLSSSYLWQHCKIHKLTKNMRLTVGRDQSAVEKIRDFAERLLDIGEGKLGGQNDGETVIDIPDDILISDSNDPIGSLIEFVYPSILDNYNNTSYFQERAILAPKNEVVQEINDRLLLKFPGDEVEYLSSDNLYSPDVLNGLKVSGLPNHKLVLKIGVPIMLLRNIHQKNGLCNGTRLQVISLGKRVIEARILSGTNIGNRTFIPRMSLTPSEKKFIQIQKKIVSISWEATYHQIMVEMLKGSDRFAGIT from the exons GTTTTGGAAGCCTAGGGAAGTAGGAAAGTGCATTGGTAGAATTCATTCGGTTTCACCTAATCTAGAGGAAGCttatttcttaaggattcttTTAAATAAAGTGAAAGGTCCAAGATCATTTGAAGAGATTCGCACAGTAAATGGTGAAGAATGTTTGTCTTTTAGAGATGCTTGTTATGCTCTTGGGCTCTTGGATGATGACAAAGAATACATCGATGCAATTAAAGAAGCAAGTCATTATGGATCTGGTTTTTATCTACGATTCGTATTTGCCACATTGTTGATGTCTAACAGTATGTCTAAACCAGAAGTTGTTTGGGAAAATACATGGAAGTATTTGGCAGATGGAATTCTTTATAATCAACGACAGAGATTAAAGTTATCAg GCTTAACTCTTAGTGAAGATCGGCTTATGAACTTAACTCTGTACGAGATAGAACAGATTTTACTTCGTAACAACAACACTctcaaaaattataaaaacatgtCTTACCCGGACGTTGATTCTGTTTCTTCTTCAAACAATCGACTTATCACCGAGGAGCTAAATTATGACATTTCCATTATAAAGACTGAGTTTGACCGTATGTTTCTTGCATTAACAAATGAGCAACGTGACATTTTCCTTGATATCATGGGtgcagttaaaaaaaataaaggagGTGTCTTCTTTGTTTATGGTTATGGTGGAACAGGTAAAACTTTTTTATGGAAGACAATATCTACAGCAATTAGATGTGATGGTCATATCGTTTTAAATGTTGCTTCAAGTGGAATTGCTTCGTTATTATTTCCCGGAGGTAGAACAGCCCACTTTCGATTTATAATTCCATTTGAACTTACTGAGGATTTT TTAGATGTATTGAGGTCTGAATATTCTACCGAGTCGAATATTCCATTTGGAGGGAAAGTTATTGTTTTTGGAGGAGATTTCAGACAAATTTTGCCTGTTATTCCGGGTGGCAGCAGACAAAACATTGTTAATGCTTCTTTAAGTTCTTCATATTTATGGCAACATTGCAAAATCCATAAGTTAACAAAAAACATGAGGCTAACGGTTGGAAGGGATCAGTCTGCTGTAGAAAAAATAAGAGATTTTGCAGAACGGCTATTGGATATAGGAGAAGGCAAACTTGGTGGTCAGAATGACGGTGAAACGGTTATTGATATTCCGGATGATATTCTCATTAGTGATTCAAATGATCCTATAGGTTCATTAATTGAGTTTGTATATCCTTCGATTTTGGATAATTACAacaatacaagttattttcaagAAAGAGCAATACTAGCTCCAAAGAATGAAGTGGTTCAGGAAATAAATGATCGTTTGCTATTGAAGTTTCCAGGTGATGAGGTTGAATATTTAAGTTCAGATA ATTTATACTCACCTGATGTTTTAAATGGTCTCAAAGTTTCGGGTCTACCAAATCATAAGTTAGTTTTAAAAATCGGTGTTCCGATTATGTTACTAAGAAATATTCATCAAAAAAATGGCTTATGTAATGGAACAAGACTCCAAGTGATATCATTGGGCAAACGTGTTATCGAGGCACGTATCTTATCTGGAACTAATATTGGAAATCGgacttttattccaagaatgTCTTTAACGCCATCAGAAAAAAAATTCATTCAAATTCAAAAGAAGATAGTTTCCATTAGCT gggAAGCTACCTATCATCAAATAATGGTCGAGATGTTAAAAGGAAGTGATAGATTTGCTGGAATCACttga